The genomic segment GGAATTTAATTAGTTATACTAGCTAGGAATGTACTTAAGTGTTATGTTTGGTAGTCTATTAAACATGAACTACATGTGACCaaatccatgtaaaaaaaaaaaaaaaaaaagattccaaaaatctgaaacaaatatattaaaagtatCTTACCGGAAGATTTGAACGTTACTTCTGAGAATCAAACTAAAGATACATTTAATCAAAAAGACTACAAGACAAcatgaataaaatacaaatctgtaGTCTCTCTGTATGATTTAACTGGTGAGATGGCACAGTTTCACCACTGTCTGTCTATCAAATCCAAACAcaggatagagcggctgagtgaatgtggtctggattctgtggatgaggctcattgtgtcagaCACACTATAGAAGGACAAAATCCCTGCACTGAGATCGACATACACTCCTATTCTACTGGACACATGGGTTACAGGAAGGACAGTCTCAGTGTTATTGTGCCAGAATGAGCAGAAAGTGGGAGTACAGTACAAACTCCAGGATTTGTCATTACGTCCAGCTGCACATTCAGGTCCACCACCCTTCCTCTTGATGCTCTTATATGTCACTGCTATATCCACTCCTGACGTACCATCACCACTCCACTCCACCTCCCAGTAACAGTGTTCAgtcacactctctctacacaatgCCTCGGCCCAAGAATCAAATCTGTCAGGATGATCAGGATAACACTGATGTGTGTCAGTGACAGTCATCACGGTGTTTCCTTCAGACAGATGGAGGCCGTAAAACAATGAGTTTGGATCCACAGTCAACAGACCTGAATCTGACGGAGAAAACTGCATAATTATTCATGACCTTCCATGATTCAATTAACATTTTAACAGGATCTATTTAACAGGATCTAAATGTCTGTCtctctaaataataaaatgatcaatGAAACCCCAAAGCATTTTAAGGCACGAAGTAGATTTTCATTGTGATGTGTGTCTAATTACATGCAACTAATTAcagtaataattacatttatgattattttcattattgtctCGTTTATTTGTTGCAGTCCATGTacttaaaacagtaaaaaaaaaaaaataatcagtctCAAAATCATACCATTAATTAAGTGTAAAACATTGCacatttattatataacatttaacaCTAGACTGGATTTTAGAACTCACATTGTAGATACTCTTCTCTGTTTTGATATTCAGGAGTGCCAATGACCTGGACAGTTTTCACTACGGACATCAAATCACATGCATTTTAATTCTCATGTCAAGAGAAATTTAAACATTcggctgtttatttatttaacaaatggcACTGAACTATTTATTTCTGAGAATAAATCAGTGTTTACCTGTTCCCGATATGTTTTCTATAGTCTCTGTGCAGAACTGCAGCAGTTTGTCTCTGATTCGAGAGACAGACTCAACAATGTTTTCAAAACAGAGATGAGAACTGATAGTGAAGCCGTCTGTAGATTCAGAGAAAGAGACAGGAGGCCAACTCTATAGACACAAACTCTCTGTTATTACAAAAGCACGCTCTCATTCCTGTCATGCATTTAAAAAGATCTGTTACCTGAAGGAAATGAACATGATCCTGTGCTTCAGAAAACTGCTTCAGCTCAATGTCTCTCCTCTTCAGATCACTGATTTCCTGCTCCAGTTCATCTAGTCGtgcttcagctcgactcactgcagctctttcctgatctctgatcagctGCTTCACCTCAGAGCGATGTTTATGAATGGACCGGATGATttcagtaaagatcctctcactgtcctctgctgctgtctgtgCAAAACACTGTAATAGGACACACATTAAAATCAATCACCCAACTAGAAATTTGTCATGTTCTGGGAATGTTTTCAGcggcaagttttattttagttcccaaaatgttcttttaaaagttaggataacattctctaaaaacattcaaaaaatctATTGATAACATTGTTAGAACATTATCCTCTAACATTCTTATAAAGCTTCCCATCATACTAGACGGGGCTCAAAAGtcaaatgttggttgaaagtgaaaacccaatcTTTGTTTGTCAAACTCCAGCGTAAATAAATCCAAAAACAGTATTTCCAATTTcacttattattataaacaagatagactttatttctgtcataaatgtaaaaaagttattatagagattaacagaggtgttgagggcttattgaaaatgtttattttgacgtcaccattatggtgatcagtacTTAGAAGGTATGACTCTTTTCAATGTTACTTTTGTTTAACTGCTGTAATTATATTTGTTACGGTGAAAACagtgagcattaaaaaaaaaatcatcagctgACATGGGCTACTTGCTGATGTTAAAAATTTCATTGTGTAATGATCTGatcaactgtttttattttgaaactaGTCTATGCTATTACTTTACTATTAGTTACCATAGGAAATGTGTTAAAACGCAAAACCatttctgtttgaaaaaaaaaaaatgcaaatcctgcagattatatcatatatatttttgtttattctgtTTAAATTGCTTTGTTCATGAACCTCTTTGTAACATAGAATGCTTAGACACACAGAGAGCTCAAGAATTAGTGTATGAATCAGTTTTATTGtcaatttttattgtttattatcaatagttttattggatcttagtgctgcgtttgacacaattgaccacaacattcttttgcatagacttgaacactttgttggcatcagtggaagtgcattagcatggtttaaatcgtacttatatgaccgccatcagttcgtagcagtgaatgaagatgtatcatatcgatcacaagtgcagtatggagtacctcaaggctcagttctagggccgctactcttcacgctttatatgttacccttgggagatatcatcaggaaacatggtgttagctttcgctgttatgctgatgatacgcagctctatatttcctcgcagcccggtgaaacacaccaatttgaaaaactaatggaatgcatagtcgatataaaaaattggatgacgagtaatttcttactgctaaattcagaaaaaacagaggtgttaatcatagggcctaaaaactctacttgtaataacctagaacactgtctaagacttgatggttgctctgtcaattcttcgtcatcagttaggaacctaggtgtgctacttgatcgcaatctttccttagaaagccacgtttctagcatttttttttatattcaaaaaatatatctaaattacggcctatgctctcaa from the Carassius gibelio isolate Cgi1373 ecotype wild population from Czech Republic chromosome A15, carGib1.2-hapl.c, whole genome shotgun sequence genome contains:
- the LOC128028701 gene encoding E3 ubiquitin/ISG15 ligase TRIM25 isoform X2, which encodes MAEASIKWAEDQFMCSVCLDLLKDPVTIPCGHSYCKGCISGCWDEEDWKGIYSCPQCRQTFTPRPVLGKNVVFAEMVEKLKKTRLQAAPSPVPTLHHHAGSVDVKCDSCTLIKRKAVKSCLECRSSYCQNHLKQHENLFRGKGHNLMDATGRLQEMMCPQHDKMLEVYCRTDHRCICVLCLVDEHKNHDTVSTAAARTEKQRHLEGKQRQFQKIIQQKEKDLQELREAVVSHKCFAQTAAEDSERIFTEIIRSIHKHRSEVKQLIRDQERAAVSRAEARLDELEQEISDLKRRDIELKQFSEAQDHVHFLQSWPPVSFSESTDGFTISSHLCFENIVESVSRIRDKLLQFCTETIENISGTVKTVQVIGTPEYQNREEYLQYSGLLTVDPNSLFYGLHLSEGNTVMTVTDTHQCYPDHPDRFDSWAEALCRESVTEHCYWEVEWSGDGTSGVDIAVTYKSIKRKGGGPECAAGRNDKSWSLYCTPTFCSFWHNNTETVLPVTHVSSRIGVYVDLSAGILSFYSVSDTMSLIHRIQTTFTQPLYPVFGFDRQTVVKLCHLTS
- the LOC128028701 gene encoding E3 ubiquitin/ISG15 ligase TRIM25 isoform X1 encodes the protein MSLCLCSCSEMAEASIKWAEDQFMCSVCLDLLKDPVTIPCGHSYCKGCISGCWDEEDWKGIYSCPQCRQTFTPRPVLGKNVVFAEMVEKLKKTRLQAAPSPVPTLHHHAGSVDVKCDSCTLIKRKAVKSCLECRSSYCQNHLKQHENLFRGKGHNLMDATGRLQEMMCPQHDKMLEVYCRTDHRCICVLCLVDEHKNHDTVSTAAARTEKQRHLEGKQRQFQKIIQQKEKDLQELREAVVSHKCFAQTAAEDSERIFTEIIRSIHKHRSEVKQLIRDQERAAVSRAEARLDELEQEISDLKRRDIELKQFSEAQDHVHFLQSWPPVSFSESTDGFTISSHLCFENIVESVSRIRDKLLQFCTETIENISGTVKTVQVIGTPEYQNREEYLQYSGLLTVDPNSLFYGLHLSEGNTVMTVTDTHQCYPDHPDRFDSWAEALCRESVTEHCYWEVEWSGDGTSGVDIAVTYKSIKRKGGGPECAAGRNDKSWSLYCTPTFCSFWHNNTETVLPVTHVSSRIGVYVDLSAGILSFYSVSDTMSLIHRIQTTFTQPLYPVFGFDRQTVVKLCHLTS